A genome region from Sphingobacteriaceae bacterium GW460-11-11-14-LB5 includes the following:
- a CDS encoding aminodeoxychorismate lyase: MTEVEKKNMSTGKKVAIVIALAVILIAGYFALNIYRLYFAPNVTENQKYLYIKTGSSYDDLVAEIKKKDLVKSISTFTAAAGKMNLPASVKPGRYRLTKGMTNRSLINLIKAGNQDPVKLKFHNIRKKENFAAYLASNLEADSLSFINVLDSTALISKYGFNQDNVYAMFIPNTYEMYWNISPVDFFERMHKEYDKFWTADRKQKAASLNLSPVQVYTLASIVDAEALYDKEMPIIAGLYLNRLNKGILLQADPTVIFANNDFTVKRVTGKLLQVQSLYNTYKYAGLPPGPIMMPSINAIDAVLNRDNNNYIYMCAKEDFSGYHNFAENKAQHEINAKKYREALNKRNIFK, encoded by the coding sequence ATGACTGAAGTAGAAAAAAAGAACATGAGTACTGGCAAAAAAGTGGCAATTGTAATTGCACTTGCTGTTATTTTAATTGCTGGTTACTTTGCATTAAATATTTACAGGCTATACTTTGCCCCTAACGTTACCGAAAATCAAAAATATTTATATATCAAAACCGGAAGCAGTTACGATGATCTGGTTGCAGAGATTAAAAAGAAAGATCTGGTAAAAAGCATCTCTACTTTTACTGCAGCTGCCGGAAAAATGAATTTACCTGCGAGTGTTAAACCCGGACGTTACCGTTTAACTAAAGGAATGACCAACCGCAGTTTAATTAACTTAATTAAAGCCGGAAATCAGGATCCTGTTAAATTAAAATTCCATAACATCCGTAAGAAGGAAAATTTTGCAGCATACCTGGCCAGCAACCTGGAAGCCGATTCGTTAAGCTTTATCAATGTTTTAGATTCTACTGCCCTGATTAGCAAATATGGTTTTAACCAGGATAATGTTTATGCCATGTTTATCCCGAATACTTACGAGATGTACTGGAATATTTCGCCGGTTGATTTCTTCGAGCGCATGCACAAGGAATATGATAAATTCTGGACAGCCGATCGCAAACAAAAAGCAGCAAGTTTAAATCTGAGTCCGGTACAAGTATACACCTTAGCTTCTATTGTGGATGCAGAGGCACTTTACGACAAAGAGATGCCCATTATAGCAGGTTTGTATTTAAACCGTTTGAATAAAGGGATACTGTTACAAGCTGATCCAACAGTAATTTTCGCCAATAACGATTTCACCGTGAAAAGGGTAACTGGAAAATTATTACAGGTACAATCGCTTTACAATACTTATAAATATGCAGGTTTGCCTCCGGGACCGATTATGATGCCGAGTATTAATGCCATTGATGCTGTACTAAACCGCGACAACAACAATTATATTTACATGTGTGCCAAAGAAGATTTTTCTGGCTACCATAATTTTGCAGAAAACAAAGCGCAGCACGAAATCAATGCGAAGAAATACCGTGAAGCTTTAAACAAAAGAAATATATTTAAATAA
- a CDS encoding ribonuclease BN codes for MEWLHRQLLHLKLYSRFIEWTKGCVLPGFSPLPLYTVATFFFREIGKDALVNKSSSLAYSFMLAIFPGIIFLFTLIPFIPIKGFQDQLLNLIQLVLPHNAFDAFETTLKDIIKNQNRGLLSFGFLSAIFFATNGVKNLMKAFNKSSLIIETRGWIKQRLIALVLTIIICFSIIICISAMALGEVLLNKITNELHIKDSFLVFAVKFTRWALLAILYFITISILYRYGPSHTKKWRLFSAGSWLATILAFITIWGFSFYINHFGSYNKVYGSIGTLIVVMIWLYLNSLILLIGFELNASVDVSKRSVKIIRPTFNLFKKSEPIEENIQKK; via the coding sequence ATGGAATGGTTACACCGGCAATTATTACATCTTAAACTCTATTCTAGGTTTATCGAATGGACGAAGGGATGTGTTTTGCCTGGTTTTAGCCCCCTCCCATTATACACTGTAGCTACTTTCTTCTTTCGTGAAATCGGAAAAGATGCTTTGGTAAACAAGTCATCGTCTTTGGCTTACAGTTTCATGCTGGCCATCTTTCCTGGCATCATCTTCCTGTTTACCTTAATTCCCTTTATTCCAATCAAAGGTTTCCAGGATCAACTCTTAAATTTGATACAACTTGTATTGCCACATAATGCTTTTGATGCCTTCGAAACCACATTAAAGGACATTATTAAAAACCAGAACAGAGGCTTATTATCTTTCGGTTTTTTATCGGCCATATTTTTTGCCACCAATGGCGTTAAAAATTTAATGAAGGCTTTTAATAAATCATCACTGATTATCGAAACCAGAGGATGGATAAAACAACGTTTAATTGCACTCGTTTTAACAATCATTATCTGCTTTTCGATCATCATCTGCATCAGTGCGATGGCCTTGGGTGAAGTTTTACTGAATAAGATTACCAACGAACTGCACATTAAAGACAGTTTTCTGGTTTTCGCGGTAAAGTTTACGCGCTGGGCATTACTAGCCATCTTATACTTTATTACCATTTCAATTTTATACCGTTATGGCCCTTCACATACTAAAAAATGGCGCTTGTTCAGTGCTGGCTCCTGGCTGGCCACTATACTTGCATTCATCACCATCTGGGGCTTTTCTTTTTATATTAATCACTTTGGTTCTTACAACAAGGTGTATGGTTCTATCGGAACATTAATCGTGGTGATGATCTGGCTTTACCTCAATTCTTTAATTTTATTGATCGGTTTTGAGCTAAATGCCAGCGTTGATGTCAGCAAAAGAAGTGTAAAAATTATCCGTCCTACCTTCAATTTGTTCAAAAAATCGGAGCCAATTGAGGAAAATATACAGAAGAAATAA
- a CDS encoding thioesterase, whose product MYSHSTKIRVRYGETDQMGYMYYGNYAQYYEVGRVEMLRSLGMSYSSMEADGIMMPVLELKCKYIKPALYDQEITVKTIIKTLPGIRIFFEYELYNEKEELINIGETTLVFVDMKKNKPTSPPENFMKKLSVFFN is encoded by the coding sequence ATGTATAGCCACAGTACAAAAATCAGGGTTCGGTATGGCGAAACCGATCAGATGGGTTATATGTATTACGGCAATTACGCACAGTATTACGAAGTAGGCCGGGTAGAAATGTTGCGCAGTTTGGGTATGAGTTATAGCTCGATGGAAGCCGATGGTATTATGATGCCGGTTCTGGAATTAAAATGTAAATATATTAAACCTGCCCTTTACGATCAGGAAATTACAGTAAAAACAATCATCAAAACCTTACCCGGTATCAGGATCTTTTTCGAATACGAACTGTATAACGAAAAAGAAGAACTGATCAATATTGGGGAAACTACCCTGGTTTTTGTCGATATGAAGAAAAATAAACCAACAAGCCCACCCGAAAATTTTATGAAAAAATTATCGGTGTTTTTTAATTAA